One genomic region from Streptomyces sp. NBC_00582 encodes:
- a CDS encoding DNA polymerase III subunit delta', protein MSVWDDLVGQEKVSEQLTAAARDADAFVTAAVSGTPPPEASKMTHAWLFTGPPGAGRTQVARAFAAALQCVSPDRALGGAPGCGFCDGCHTALIGTHADVTTVAAVGTQILAEDMRDTVRKSYTSPATGRWQVILVEDAERLNEKSANAVLKAVEEPAPRTVWLLCAPSLEDVLPTIRSRCRHLNLRTPSVDAVADMLVRREGIEPAVAAAAAHATQGHVDRARRLATDPAARERRASVLKLPLRIEDVGGCLKAAQELVDAAAEDAKVLAEERDGKETEELKAALGAAQGGRMPRGTAGVMKDLEDKQKRRRTRTQRDSLDLALTDLTAFYRDVLALQFGSRIALANADAEDTLQRLARGTTPESTLRRIEAIGACREALDRNVAPLLAVEAMTMALRAG, encoded by the coding sequence ATGAGCGTGTGGGACGACCTCGTCGGGCAGGAGAAGGTGAGCGAGCAGCTCACCGCCGCCGCGCGCGACGCCGACGCGTTCGTCACCGCGGCCGTCTCCGGCACCCCGCCGCCCGAGGCGTCGAAGATGACCCACGCCTGGCTGTTCACGGGCCCGCCCGGCGCCGGCCGGACCCAGGTGGCGCGGGCGTTCGCCGCCGCGCTGCAGTGCGTGAGCCCCGACCGCGCGCTCGGCGGAGCCCCCGGCTGCGGCTTCTGCGACGGCTGTCATACGGCGCTGATCGGCACCCACGCCGACGTCACCACCGTGGCCGCCGTGGGCACGCAGATCCTCGCCGAGGACATGCGGGACACGGTCCGCAAGTCGTACACCTCACCGGCCACCGGCCGCTGGCAGGTGATCCTCGTCGAGGACGCCGAGCGGCTGAACGAGAAATCGGCGAACGCCGTCCTCAAGGCGGTCGAGGAGCCGGCCCCCCGGACGGTCTGGCTGCTGTGCGCGCCGTCCCTGGAGGACGTGCTGCCCACCATCCGCTCCCGCTGCCGCCATCTGAACCTGCGGACGCCGTCCGTCGACGCCGTCGCGGACATGCTCGTCCGGCGCGAGGGCATCGAGCCCGCGGTGGCTGCGGCGGCCGCCCATGCCACCCAGGGGCATGTGGACCGGGCGCGCCGGCTGGCCACCGACCCGGCCGCCCGCGAGCGCCGGGCGTCCGTGCTGAAGCTGCCGCTGCGGATCGAGGACGTCGGGGGCTGCCTGAAGGCCGCCCAGGAGCTGGTGGACGCGGCGGCCGAGGACGCGAAGGTGCTCGCCGAGGAGCGGGACGGCAAGGAGACCGAGGAGCTGAAGGCCGCCCTGGGCGCGGCCCAGGGCGGCCGGATGCCGCGCGGTACGGCCGGCGTGATGAAGGACCTGGAGGACAAACAGAAGCGCCGGCGCACCCGGACCCAGCGCGACAGCCTCGACCTCGCGCTGACCGACCTCACCGCCTTCTACCGCGACGTCCTCGCCCTTCAGTTCGGCTCCCGCATCGCGCTCGCCAACGCGGACGCCGAGGACACCCTGCAGCGCCTCGCCCGTGGCACCACGCCCGAGTCCACCCTGCGCCGGATCGAGGCCATCGGCGCGTGCCGCGAGGCCCTCGACCGCAATGTGGCCCCGCTGCTGGCGGTGGAGGCGATGACGATGGCGCTGAGAGCGGGCTGA
- the tmk gene encoding dTMP kinase has product MTRAEQPTALPPAPDDALVADSRERAVRALLREPQLKRLWSAQLVGGVADALAVLVFVLLVLQAAIAEGSFGGGYRGVAFAVATVFAVRILATLLFGAVLLGPLTSLTSPEGPLDRRWTMVGADGLRAALLLVAPLWIDWTPDDALAFLLVTVFVTGVAERFWTVARESAAPALLPAPPLEGATVRPLPDHMEALRRLSLRTGFVAIPLGAVTLVVAALFNNLLGAGIAWFAQHQAALASYVAGGLFAGSLSVVVFLELPSVRTPRARSPLEGLRRPKTATGVDTGRTGVIPLLVLACAAVAASIAAAVAVAVLHAKDLGGGPVLYGLLVLALTGGVALGIRTAPRVLVTLSRRRLLALAIAFTGVALLAAGLVPDVTSVLLITGLAGVGAGVAANTGHALLDQETEESRRTRTTEHLHAVVRVCVALAAVGAPLLAALIGPHRLENGKFVFAHGGAAFTLMLVGALLLPVAALVLAKVDDRSGVPLRLDLRDALLGGDDPAVAPAASGFFIALEGGDGAGKSTQAEALAEWIRAKGHEVVLTREPGATPVGKRLRSILLDVSSAGLSHRAEALLYAADRAEHVDTVVRPALERGAVVISDRYIDSSVAYQGAGRDLSPTEIARISRWATDGLVPHLTVLLDVSPEAARERFTEAPDRLESEPAEFHARVRSGFLTLAAADPGRYLVVDAAQEPEAVTTVVRHRLDRMLPLSEAEIKAQEEARKKAEEEARRKAEEEAARKAEEERLERERQEQLAKLRAEEEERKRRELEEAQRREAERQAEEARLRAEEARRRAEEERQRLLAEEKARAEAEARRKVEEERRRAEEERQRKLAEEEARRRAEAEAARQEEQRRAEAARLEKQRKAEEALLRAEEARRAAEQAAAAAQSGPRSRPPAAPAGPVAPEAATVPTPVVTPTNASGGPVEETAVLPRVPMRKKPVMEKKPVEDQRPVAGRRPVEDTTPLPRIRMDKEPEPARDAGAAGKGSDAEVTAELPQPPAPTVGPADETAVLPPVAPPGAADETAVLPPVAPPGAADETAVLPPVRDGGAVDETAVLPPVRQDAPADRMPPGFFRDEREAAPDGSESRTRELPQVDEAGAPRRRPRSDWAEETPLDDLPSLADELLGPHRDDDFDEDQGGGRGRGRRR; this is encoded by the coding sequence ATGACGCGAGCCGAGCAGCCAACGGCCCTCCCGCCGGCACCGGACGACGCCCTGGTGGCGGACTCCCGCGAGCGCGCCGTGCGCGCCCTGTTGCGCGAGCCCCAGCTCAAGCGGCTGTGGAGCGCGCAGTTGGTGGGCGGCGTCGCGGACGCCCTGGCCGTCCTGGTGTTCGTCCTCCTCGTCCTCCAGGCGGCCATCGCCGAGGGCTCGTTCGGGGGCGGCTACCGCGGCGTGGCGTTCGCGGTGGCGACCGTGTTCGCGGTGCGGATTCTGGCCACCCTGCTCTTCGGCGCGGTCCTCCTCGGCCCGCTGACCTCGCTCACCTCCCCGGAGGGCCCGCTCGACCGCCGCTGGACCATGGTCGGCGCGGACGGGCTGCGTGCCGCGCTGCTGCTCGTCGCGCCACTGTGGATCGACTGGACGCCCGACGACGCACTGGCCTTCCTGCTCGTCACCGTGTTCGTCACCGGTGTCGCCGAACGGTTCTGGACGGTCGCCCGGGAGAGCGCGGCCCCCGCCCTGCTGCCCGCCCCGCCGCTGGAGGGCGCGACGGTACGGCCGCTGCCGGACCACATGGAGGCCCTGCGCCGGCTGTCGCTGCGCACCGGCTTCGTGGCGATCCCGCTGGGCGCAGTCACCCTCGTCGTCGCCGCATTGTTCAACAATCTGCTGGGCGCCGGGATCGCCTGGTTCGCCCAGCACCAGGCGGCCCTCGCCTCCTACGTCGCCGGAGGACTCTTCGCCGGGTCCCTGTCGGTCGTCGTCTTCCTGGAACTGCCGTCGGTGCGCACCCCGCGCGCGCGGTCCCCGCTGGAGGGGCTGCGCCGCCCGAAGACCGCCACGGGCGTCGACACCGGCCGCACGGGCGTGATCCCGCTGCTGGTCCTCGCCTGCGCCGCCGTCGCCGCCTCCATCGCCGCCGCCGTCGCCGTCGCCGTGCTGCACGCCAAGGACCTGGGCGGCGGCCCCGTGCTCTACGGGCTGCTGGTGCTCGCCCTGACCGGAGGGGTCGCCCTCGGCATCCGTACGGCGCCGAGGGTGCTGGTGACGCTGTCGCGGCGCCGGCTCCTCGCGCTGGCGATCGCCTTCACCGGCGTGGCCCTGCTGGCCGCCGGACTGGTCCCCGATGTCACCAGCGTGCTGCTGATCACGGGTCTGGCCGGAGTCGGCGCGGGGGTCGCGGCGAACACCGGGCACGCGCTGCTCGACCAGGAGACCGAGGAGAGCCGCCGTACCCGCACGACGGAACACCTGCACGCGGTGGTGCGGGTCTGCGTGGCGCTGGCCGCGGTCGGCGCCCCCCTGCTCGCCGCGCTGATCGGACCGCACCGCCTGGAGAACGGCAAGTTCGTGTTCGCGCACGGCGGCGCCGCGTTCACCCTGATGCTGGTCGGAGCGCTGCTGCTGCCGGTGGCCGCGCTGGTGCTGGCCAAGGTCGACGACCGCTCCGGAGTGCCGCTGCGCCTCGATCTGCGGGACGCGCTGCTCGGCGGCGACGACCCGGCGGTGGCCCCGGCCGCGAGCGGCTTCTTCATCGCCCTGGAGGGCGGCGACGGCGCCGGCAAGTCCACCCAGGCCGAGGCGCTCGCCGAATGGATCAGGGCCAAGGGACACGAGGTCGTCCTCACCCGCGAGCCGGGCGCCACGCCGGTCGGCAAGCGGCTGCGCTCGATCCTCCTCGACGTCTCGAGCGCCGGTCTGTCGCACCGCGCGGAGGCCCTGCTGTACGCGGCGGACCGCGCGGAGCACGTCGACACGGTCGTCCGGCCCGCCCTGGAGCGCGGCGCGGTCGTCATCAGCGACCGGTACATCGACTCGTCCGTCGCCTACCAGGGCGCCGGCCGCGATCTGTCCCCGACCGAGATCGCCCGCATCTCGCGCTGGGCGACGGACGGCCTGGTGCCGCATCTGACGGTGCTGCTGGACGTCTCCCCGGAGGCCGCCCGCGAACGCTTCACCGAGGCGCCGGACCGTCTGGAGTCGGAGCCCGCCGAGTTCCACGCGCGCGTGCGCTCCGGCTTCCTCACGCTCGCCGCCGCCGACCCCGGCCGCTACCTGGTGGTCGACGCGGCCCAGGAGCCCGAGGCCGTCACCACCGTCGTACGCCACCGGCTCGACCGGATGCTGCCGCTGTCCGAGGCCGAGATCAAGGCCCAGGAGGAGGCGCGCAAGAAGGCCGAGGAGGAGGCCCGCCGCAAGGCCGAGGAAGAGGCCGCCCGCAAGGCCGAGGAGGAGCGCCTGGAGCGGGAGCGCCAGGAGCAGCTCGCCAAGCTGCGCGCCGAGGAGGAGGAGCGCAAGCGGCGCGAGCTGGAGGAGGCGCAGCGCCGCGAGGCCGAGCGTCAGGCCGAGGAGGCCCGGCTGCGCGCCGAGGAGGCCCGCAGGCGAGCGGAGGAGGAGCGTCAGCGGCTCCTCGCCGAGGAGAAGGCCCGCGCCGAGGCCGAGGCCCGCCGCAAGGTCGAGGAGGAGCGGCGCAGGGCCGAGGAGGAGCGGCAGCGCAAGCTGGCCGAGGAGGAGGCCCGGCGCCGCGCGGAGGCCGAGGCGGCCCGCCAGGAGGAGCAGCGCAGGGCCGAGGCCGCGCGGCTGGAGAAGCAGCGCAAGGCCGAGGAGGCCCTGCTGCGGGCCGAGGAGGCGCGCCGCGCGGCGGAGCAGGCCGCGGCGGCGGCCCAGAGCGGCCCCCGGTCCAGGCCGCCGGCCGCCCCCGCCGGCCCCGTGGCCCCGGAGGCGGCGACCGTGCCGACGCCGGTGGTCACCCCGACGAACGCGTCGGGCGGGCCGGTGGAGGAGACGGCGGTCCTGCCGCGGGTGCCGATGCGCAAGAAGCCGGTGATGGAGAAGAAGCCGGTGGAGGACCAGCGGCCCGTTGCGGGCAGGAGGCCGGTGGAGGACACCACTCCGCTGCCCAGGATCCGTATGGACAAGGAGCCGGAGCCCGCGCGGGACGCGGGGGCGGCGGGTAAGGGCTCCGACGCCGAGGTGACGGCGGAGCTGCCCCAGCCCCCGGCGCCCACCGTCGGCCCCGCCGACGAGACGGCCGTACTGCCGCCCGTCGCACCTCCCGGGGCCGCCGACGAGACGGCCGTACTGCCGCCCGTCGCACCTCCCGGGGCCGCCGACGAGACCGCCGTACTGCCGCCGGTGCGGGACGGCGGCGCCGTGGACGAGACGGCCGTCCTGCCGCCGGTACGGCAGGACGCTCCCGCGGACCGGATGCCGCCGGGGTTCTTCCGCGACGAGCGGGAGGCCGCACCCGACGGCTCCGAGAGCCGTACGCGCGAGCTGCCCCAGGTCGACGAGGCGGGCGCGCCCCGACGGCGGCCGCGGTCGGACTGGGCCGAGGAGACCCCGCTGGACGACCTGCCGTCCCTCGCGGACGAACTGCTGGGCCCGCACCGGGACGACGACTTCGACGAGGACCAGGGCGGGGGCCGCGGACGGGGCCGACGGCGCTGA
- the topA gene encoding type I DNA topoisomerase, giving the protein MSPTSETAKGGRRLVIVESPAKAKTIKGYLGPGYIVEASVGHIRDLPNGAAEVPETYTGEVRRLGVDVEHDFQPIYVVNADKRAQVKKLKDLLKESDELFLATDEDREGEAIAWHLQEVLKPKIPVKRMVFHEITKDAIRAAVANPRQLNQKLVDAQETRRILDRLYGYEVSPVLWKKVMPRLSAGRVQSVATRLVVQRERERIAFRSAEYWDLTGTFATGRAGDPSDPSTLVARLQTVDGRRIAQGRDFDSLGQLKGENTLHLDEATARALAAALENTRFSVRSVESKPYRRSPYAPFRTTTLQQEASRKLGFGAKATMQVAQKLYENGYITYMRTDSTTLSETAVAAARAQVTQLYGADYLPAQPRTYAGKVKNAQEAHEAIRPSGDRFRTPAETGLTGDQFKLYELIWKRTVASQMKDATGNSVTVKIGGTAADGRDVEFSASGKTITFHGFLKAYVEGADDPNAELDDRERRLPQVAEGDALSAEEITVDGHATKPPARYTEASLVKELEEREIGRPSTYASIIGTILDRGYVFKKGTALVPSFLSFAVVNLLEKHFGRLVDYDFTAKMEDDLDRIARGEAQSVPWLKRFYFGEGGGEGGAADAGNGDGDHLGGLKELVTDLGAIDAREVSSFPVGNGIVLRVGRFGPYIERGEKDSEGHQRADIPEDLAPDELSVELAEELLAKPSGDFELGADPETGHPIVAKAGRYGPYVTEVLPEGTPKTGKNAVKPRTASLFKSMSLDTVTLEDALKLMSLPRVVGADAEGQEITAQNGRYGPYLKKGTDSRSLQTEDQLFTITLEEALAIYAQPKQRGRAAAKPPLKELGEDPVSKKPVVVKDGRFGAYVTDGETNATLRSGDSVEEITPERGFELLAEKRAKGPAKKTAKKAPAKKTATTAKKAAPAKKTAAKKTAAKKTTTAATAKKTAAKKTTASRTTTED; this is encoded by the coding sequence TTGTCCCCGACCAGCGAGACCGCGAAGGGCGGCCGCCGACTCGTCATCGTCGAGTCGCCTGCCAAGGCGAAGACGATCAAGGGTTACCTCGGCCCCGGCTACATCGTCGAGGCCAGCGTCGGGCACATCCGCGACCTTCCGAACGGCGCCGCGGAGGTGCCGGAGACCTACACCGGAGAGGTCCGCCGCCTCGGCGTGGACGTCGAACACGACTTCCAGCCCATCTATGTGGTCAACGCCGACAAGCGGGCGCAGGTCAAGAAGCTCAAGGACCTGCTCAAGGAGTCCGACGAGCTCTTCCTCGCCACCGATGAGGACCGCGAGGGCGAGGCGATCGCCTGGCACCTCCAGGAGGTCCTCAAGCCGAAGATCCCCGTCAAGCGGATGGTCTTCCACGAGATCACCAAGGACGCGATCCGGGCCGCCGTCGCCAACCCGCGCCAGCTCAACCAGAAGCTCGTCGACGCCCAGGAGACCCGCCGCATCCTCGACCGCCTCTACGGCTACGAGGTCTCGCCGGTCCTGTGGAAGAAGGTCATGCCGCGCCTGTCGGCCGGCCGTGTCCAGTCCGTCGCGACCCGGCTCGTCGTGCAGCGGGAACGCGAGCGCATCGCGTTCCGTTCCGCCGAGTACTGGGACCTGACCGGCACCTTCGCCACCGGCCGCGCGGGAGACCCCTCCGACCCGTCGACGCTCGTCGCCCGTCTGCAGACCGTCGACGGCCGGCGGATCGCGCAGGGCCGTGACTTCGACTCCCTCGGGCAGCTCAAGGGCGAGAACACCCTCCACCTCGACGAGGCGACCGCCCGCGCCCTCGCCGCCGCCCTGGAGAACACGCGGTTCTCCGTGCGGTCCGTCGAGTCCAAGCCGTACCGCCGCTCGCCGTACGCCCCGTTCCGTACGACGACGCTCCAGCAGGAGGCCAGCCGCAAGCTCGGCTTCGGCGCCAAGGCCACCATGCAGGTCGCGCAGAAGCTGTACGAGAACGGCTACATCACGTACATGCGTACGGACTCCACGACGCTCAGCGAGACCGCCGTGGCCGCCGCCCGCGCCCAGGTCACCCAGCTCTACGGCGCCGACTACCTGCCGGCCCAGCCGCGCACGTACGCCGGGAAGGTCAAGAACGCGCAGGAGGCGCACGAGGCGATCCGCCCCTCGGGTGATCGTTTCCGCACCCCCGCCGAGACCGGGCTCACCGGCGACCAGTTCAAGCTCTACGAGCTGATCTGGAAGCGGACCGTCGCCTCCCAGATGAAGGACGCGACCGGTAACAGCGTGACCGTGAAGATCGGCGGCACCGCCGCCGACGGCCGGGACGTCGAGTTCAGCGCCTCCGGCAAGACGATCACCTTCCACGGCTTCCTGAAGGCGTACGTCGAGGGCGCCGACGACCCGAACGCCGAGCTGGACGACCGCGAGCGCCGGCTGCCGCAGGTCGCCGAGGGCGACGCGCTCAGCGCCGAGGAGATCACGGTCGACGGGCACGCCACCAAGCCCCCGGCCCGCTACACCGAGGCCAGCCTGGTCAAGGAGCTCGAAGAGCGCGAGATCGGCCGCCCGTCGACGTACGCGTCGATCATCGGCACGATCCTCGACCGCGGCTATGTGTTCAAGAAGGGCACCGCGCTCGTCCCGTCCTTCCTGTCCTTCGCCGTGGTCAACCTCCTGGAGAAGCACTTCGGCCGGCTCGTCGACTACGACTTCACCGCCAAGATGGAGGACGACCTCGACCGCATCGCGCGCGGCGAGGCCCAGTCCGTGCCGTGGCTGAAGCGCTTCTACTTCGGCGAGGGCGGTGGCGAGGGCGGCGCCGCCGACGCCGGCAACGGCGACGGGGACCACCTCGGCGGCCTCAAGGAGCTCGTCACCGACCTGGGCGCGATCGACGCGCGCGAGGTGTCGTCGTTCCCCGTGGGCAACGGCATCGTCCTGCGGGTCGGCCGCTTCGGGCCGTACATCGAGCGCGGGGAGAAGGACAGCGAGGGCCACCAGCGCGCCGACATCCCCGAGGACCTGGCGCCCGACGAGCTCTCCGTCGAGCTGGCCGAGGAACTGCTCGCCAAGCCGAGCGGTGACTTCGAGCTGGGCGCCGACCCCGAGACCGGCCACCCCATCGTCGCCAAGGCCGGCCGCTACGGCCCGTACGTCACCGAGGTGCTCCCCGAGGGCACCCCGAAGACCGGCAAGAACGCCGTCAAGCCGCGTACGGCCTCGCTGTTCAAGTCGATGTCCCTCGACACGGTCACCCTGGAGGACGCCCTCAAGCTGATGTCCCTGCCGCGTGTGGTCGGCGCGGACGCGGAGGGCCAGGAGATCACCGCGCAGAACGGGCGCTACGGGCCGTACCTGAAGAAGGGCACGGACTCACGGTCGCTCCAGACCGAGGACCAGCTCTTCACGATCACCCTGGAAGAGGCGCTGGCGATCTACGCCCAGCCCAAGCAGCGCGGCCGCGCCGCCGCGAAGCCGCCGCTGAAGGAGCTCGGCGAGGACCCGGTCAGCAAGAAGCCGGTCGTCGTCAAGGACGGCCGCTTCGGGGCGTACGTCACCGACGGGGAGACCAACGCGACCCTGCGCTCCGGCGACAGCGTCGAGGAGATCACCCCGGAGCGCGGCTTCGAGCTGCTCGCCGAGAAGCGCGCGAAGGGGCCCGCCAAGAAGACGGCGAAGAAGGCGCCCGCGAAGAAGACCGCGACCACGGCCAAGAAGGCGGCTCCGGCGAAGAAGACGGCCGCCAAGAAGACCGCCGCGAAGAAGACCACGACGGCTGCGACGGCGAAGAAGACGGCCGCCAAGAAGACGACGGCCTCGCGGACGACGACGGAGGACTGA
- a CDS encoding alpha/beta hydrolase, with product MHIRSCPRRPRKPRRTRTGLALRVLALPLAALLAVSACSSGHSTSTAGPAARAELAALPKVTPSALAPYYGQKPAWHSCDVPDFQCATIKAPLDYAHPDGGDVRLAVSRKKATGPGKRLGSLLVNPGGPGASAVGYLQSYVGIGYPAGIRARYDLVAVDPRGVARSEPVQCLDGHRMDVYTQIDTTPDDRRETDALVEAQKGFAEACGAHAARLLRHVSTVEAARDMDIVRAVLGDRRLTYVGASYGTMLGATYAGLFPDRVGRLVLDGALDPSLSARRMNLEQTEGFETAFQSFAKDCARRRDCPLGRRQSAIGPRLEALFRALDSHPLPTGDPDGRRLGEALATTGVIAAMYDETSWEQLRSALTAAIDDKDGAGLLALSDSYYQRDPDGRYANLMSANAAVNCLDLPASFATPEQVEQSLPSFEKASPVFGEGLAWTSLNCAYWPVEPTGRPHRITAKGAAPIVVVGTTRDPATPYRWARSLAGQLSSARLLTYVGDGHTAYGRGSRCIDSAIDTYLLHGTPPAPKKRCS from the coding sequence ATGCACATCAGGAGCTGTCCCCGCAGGCCCCGGAAGCCCCGCAGGACCCGCACCGGCCTCGCCCTCCGTGTCCTCGCCCTCCCCCTCGCGGCACTGCTCGCCGTCTCCGCCTGTTCCTCCGGGCACTCGACGAGCACCGCCGGCCCCGCGGCGCGGGCGGAGCTGGCGGCACTGCCGAAGGTGACGCCGTCGGCGCTCGCGCCGTACTACGGGCAGAAGCCGGCCTGGCACTCCTGCGACGTCCCCGACTTCCAGTGCGCCACGATCAAGGCACCGCTGGACTACGCCCACCCGGACGGGGGTGACGTCCGCCTCGCGGTGTCCCGCAAGAAGGCGACGGGCCCCGGCAAGCGGCTCGGGTCGCTCCTGGTCAACCCGGGCGGACCGGGCGCCTCGGCCGTCGGCTACCTCCAGTCGTACGTCGGCATCGGCTACCCGGCCGGGATCCGCGCCCGCTACGACCTGGTCGCCGTCGACCCCCGTGGCGTGGCCCGCAGCGAGCCCGTGCAGTGTCTCGACGGTCACCGGATGGATGTGTACACGCAGATCGACACGACCCCCGACGACCGGCGGGAGACGGACGCGCTCGTCGAGGCGCAGAAGGGGTTCGCCGAGGCCTGCGGTGCGCACGCGGCCCGGCTGCTCCGCCATGTCTCCACCGTCGAGGCGGCCCGTGACATGGACATCGTGCGGGCGGTGCTCGGGGACCGGCGGCTGACGTATGTGGGGGCGTCGTACGGGACGATGCTCGGGGCGACGTACGCGGGGCTCTTCCCGGACCGGGTGGGGCGGCTGGTCCTCGACGGCGCGCTGGACCCGTCGCTGTCCGCGCGCCGGATGAACCTGGAGCAGACGGAGGGCTTCGAGACGGCGTTCCAGTCGTTCGCGAAGGACTGCGCGCGGCGCCGGGACTGCCCCCTCGGCCGACGGCAGAGCGCGATCGGCCCGCGCCTGGAGGCGCTCTTCCGCGCCCTGGACAGCCACCCCCTGCCCACCGGCGACCCCGACGGCCGCAGGCTCGGTGAGGCGCTCGCCACGACCGGGGTGATCGCGGCGATGTACGACGAGACGAGCTGGGAGCAGTTGCGCTCCGCGCTGACCGCGGCGATCGACGACAAGGACGGCGCAGGTCTGCTCGCCCTGTCCGACAGCTACTACCAGCGCGACCCCGACGGCCGCTACGCGAACCTGATGTCCGCCAACGCGGCCGTGAACTGCCTCGACCTGCCCGCCTCCTTCGCCACGCCCGAGCAGGTGGAGCAGTCCCTGCCGTCCTTCGAGAAGGCCTCCCCGGTCTTCGGCGAGGGCCTCGCCTGGACCTCCCTGAACTGCGCGTACTGGCCGGTGGAGCCCACGGGCCGGCCACACCGCATCACGGCGAAGGGCGCCGCGCCGATCGTCGTCGTCGGCACCACCCGCGACCCGGCGACCCCCTACCGCTGGGCCCGGTCCCTGGCGGGCCAGCTCTCCTCCGCCCGCCTCCTCACCTACGTCGGCGACGGCCACACCGCCTACGGCCGCGGCAGCCGGTGCATCGACTCCGCGATCGACACCTACCTCCTCCACGGCACACCCCCGGCACCGAAGAAGCGCTGCTCCTAG
- a CDS encoding DUF7059 domain-containing protein → MGGVSDATLSPLPSADRPEVAARLREALLAASFTADGLLDLLGAPAYAALARSETVPALRATRGDTPLETLVRLFLLQQPVPHARVEEFLPLRACVESGWLVHTGADEVAATVDVRPYGGPDGEDWFIVSDLGCAVGGAGGIGSRDEGVVLGVGGASTTLAGITVRTPVSSALDLGTGSGIQALHAARHATRVTATDLNPRALHVTALTLALSGAPAADLREGSLFEPVRHDERYDLVVSNPPFVISPGARLTYRDGGMGGDDLCRSLVQGAGERLTEGGFAQFLANWQHVEGEDWQDRLRSWVPRGCDAWIVQREVQDVTQYAELWLRDAGDHRGDPAEYQARYDAWLDEFEARKVKAVGFGWITLRRTSAAEPVVTVEEWPHPVEQPLGDAVRAHFERLDYLRAHDDAALLAGHFRLAGEIVQEQVGMPGAEDPEHVVLRQHRGMRRATKVDTVGAGFAGVCDGSLSAGRILDAIAQLVGEDPVSLRDRTPAQIRLLVEQGFLEPAR, encoded by the coding sequence ATGGGGGGCGTGAGTGACGCCACCCTGTCCCCCCTGCCCTCCGCCGACCGTCCCGAGGTGGCCGCGCGGCTGCGTGAGGCCCTGCTCGCGGCCTCCTTCACCGCCGACGGCCTGCTCGACCTGCTCGGCGCCCCCGCGTACGCGGCCCTGGCGCGCAGCGAGACCGTGCCCGCCCTGAGGGCCACCCGCGGAGACACGCCGCTGGAGACACTCGTCCGCCTCTTCCTGCTCCAGCAGCCCGTGCCGCACGCGCGCGTGGAGGAATTCCTGCCGCTCCGCGCGTGCGTGGAGAGCGGCTGGCTGGTGCACACCGGCGCCGACGAGGTCGCCGCGACCGTGGACGTGCGCCCGTACGGCGGCCCGGACGGCGAGGACTGGTTCATCGTCTCCGACCTGGGCTGCGCGGTCGGCGGCGCCGGCGGCATCGGCAGCCGCGACGAGGGAGTCGTCCTCGGCGTCGGCGGCGCCTCCACGACCCTCGCCGGGATCACCGTCCGTACGCCCGTCTCGTCCGCCCTCGACCTCGGCACCGGCTCCGGCATCCAGGCGCTGCACGCCGCCCGGCACGCGACGCGCGTGACCGCGACCGACCTCAACCCGCGCGCCCTGCACGTCACCGCGCTCACCCTGGCCCTGTCCGGCGCCCCCGCCGCCGATCTGCGCGAGGGCTCCCTCTTCGAGCCGGTCCGCCACGACGAGCGGTACGACCTCGTCGTGTCCAACCCCCCGTTCGTGATCTCGCCGGGCGCACGGCTGACGTACCGCGACGGCGGGATGGGCGGGGACGATCTGTGCCGCTCGCTCGTTCAGGGAGCGGGGGAACGGCTGACCGAGGGCGGGTTCGCGCAGTTTCTCGCCAACTGGCAGCACGTGGAGGGGGAGGACTGGCAGGACCGGCTCCGGTCGTGGGTGCCGCGCGGCTGCGACGCCTGGATCGTCCAGCGCGAGGTCCAGGACGTCACGCAGTACGCCGAGCTGTGGCTCAGGGACGCCGGTGACCACCGGGGCGACCCGGCCGAGTACCAGGCGCGGTACGACGCGTGGCTGGACGAGTTCGAGGCGCGCAAGGTGAAGGCCGTCGGCTTCGGCTGGATCACCCTGCGCAGGACGTCGGCCGCCGAGCCCGTCGTCACCGTGGAGGAGTGGCCCCACCCGGTCGAACAGCCGCTCGGCGACGCCGTCCGCGCGCACTTCGAACGGCTCGACTACCTGCGCGCGCACGACGACGCGGCCCTGCTCGCCGGGCACTTCAGGCTCGCCGGGGAGATCGTCCAGGAGCAGGTCGGCATGCCCGGTGCCGAGGACCCGGAGCACGTCGTGCTGCGCCAGCACCGCGGGATGCGCCGCGCCACCAAGGTGGACACGGTCGGCGCGGGCTTCGCGGGCGTGTGCGACGGCTCCCTGAGCGCGGGCCGCATCCTGGACGCCATCGCCCAACTGGTGGGCGAGGACCCGGTGTCGCTGCGCGACCGTACGCCCGCCCAGATCCGGCTCCTGGTGGAGCAGGGCTTCCTGGAACCGGCGCGGTGA